One part of the Gadus macrocephalus chromosome 8, ASM3116895v1 genome encodes these proteins:
- the LOC132463676 gene encoding HMG domain-containing protein 3-like, translating to MVSEDRLVDELMKQKFEYFIITVFQPFVIGGWSVILCPHGVVYSLKFNLRAESPRDYADLLLSWMHMPNVSAYDFARGLATHANLRSPTSLPFQPHEGRLAASTQENITAAQQKKLSVPLPWLTEKLQRPDEDGHPVTGSSDHYVLYDRFHEANTNDPKEVLRRLNLVPELQGSFNSQVAEQLFSSMQKNNYFLNNLAPSTHIFLMRNLVHHKNSNTNAKLLEQQLQRGHETHQVQDIFLNSVGQAVLGKYEVKEKYFFSNCNL from the exons ATGGTGTCGGAGGACCGGCTTGTTGATGAACTCATGAAGCAGAAG tttgaatattttataataactgtttttcaaccttttgtTATAGGTGGGTGGTCAGTGATCCTGTGCCCTCATGGTGTGGTGTACAGTTTGAAGTTCAACCTAAGGGCCGAGTCTCCAAGAGATTATGCCGATCTTCTATTGTCTTGGATGCACATGCCAAATGTGTCTGCTTACGATTTTGCTCGGGGCTTGGCAACTCATGCCAACCTCCGATCCCCAACCTCCCTGCCTTTCCAGCCACATGAAGGGAGACTGGCTGCATCTACCCAAGAGAACATCACAGCAGCACAGCAGAAAAAACTCAGTGTCCCTCTACCATGGCTTACTGAAAAGTTACAAAGACCCGATGAAGATGGACATCCTGTCACTGGTTCCTCAGACCACTATGTTTTATATGACAGATTCCACGAGGCCAACACAAACGATCCAAAGGAAGTCTTAAGAAGGCTCAATCTGGTCCCTGAACTGCAGGGTTCTTTTAATAGCCAGGTGGCTGAGCAGCTGTTTTCTAGCATGCAGAAAAACAACTACTTTCTGAACAACTTGGCACCATCGACACACATTTTTTTGATGAGAAACCTTGTTCATCATAAAAACAGcaacacaaatgcaaaactttTGGAGCAGCAGCTACAGAGAGGACATGAAACACATCAGGTGCAGGACATCTTCCTAAACAGCGTTGGACAAGCAGTTCTTGGTAAATATGAGGTCaaagaaaagtattttttttccaaTTGTAATTTGTGA